CTGCTCTTGCTCATGAAGagtagcaaaaaagaaaagaaaaactgaaaATTTTCAACATCCAAGATATTCGGGTGTGCAATGCGTGTACAAATgttcgtggtgtttggacattTGAGGAGGTCATGATGAAAAAACATAACGTGTTACTCAAAAGAAACTTCGAAAAAAAAATACATTGTCTAGAAAGTATATTTTGTTTTGCTAGAGCTCCTCGGATATCCAAACACCATGAAAATTTGCCCGCACCCGAGCATCTTGGATGCCAAAAAAAAGATTCTTTTGAATTTTCTTTTTTTATCACTGCTCATCAGGCGTACATGAGCCTGAGCTCAGATAGCAATTACGATTTGTTTATATATGTAATCAACAAGATTGTTCAGTATCCCAGGACTAACCTGAAGTCAACTTTCAGGAGATGTGCaaccgcaaaaaaaaaaaaaaactttcAGGAGATGTGTAGATGTGAGGCTTTTCTGGGATTCGCAAAAATTGTGTTGCTTGTTAGAAACTGTGACTCTTTCTTCTTATAGAGATTGCCCAGTTTGGCTATTGGAGCCTTCTGGCTGTTATTCTGTTATAAGTCCTTCTATAACGCCATAAACTTTGGAGATGTGGTCTCACCCCCTGAAAGATTTGATTAGGAAGATTTTGACTCCTCAAAAAATTTATGTGTTCCTTTGGTTgggttttataaataaaaatcaACTAGGGCTAATCTAGCTAAGAGGGCTTTCGATGACTTGTCTTTCTATGATTGCAACGACAAAGCTGACACGAGGAGGTCTCTAGTTTGCTCTTGCGGCAGCTGGTCTAAAGACTTGTGGGCTTTCCCTTTTAGACACCAGGACTTGTCGCCTGTTTGTTGCTTAGAACGAACAAGTTCCAATCAAGTGTTTCAAGACAAAAATAGCAAGGTTGAGAATGAATAATCTCTGTTCACTTTATTCAGTGGAAATACTTACAGAATGTCAAGTTTCTGACTCAAGCAAAGCAGCAAACAAACCTTTGTAGGAGCAAAAAGAGCATCACTGTTCACTCAGGGCAAGCCGTGGGAAAAAAAAGGACTCACGCCACATAAGAATACGCACTAACAAACCACAAGGAAAAAAGAGGGGAGAAAAAGAAAATGTACACTTCAGTTAGCGACAGTCTTCGGCGCACAGCGAGGATTAATCTTGCACGTAATATGGCTCCTCAGAGTGCACCAATAGGCCTCTAAGCATCCGTGTCTCAAGATGCCAAAACTATTATCACGATAAGCAAAACAACCCCAAAGATCACCATAAGCAGGCAAAGCTGCACATGAAATGAATGGGCAGGGTAAAGAAAAGCTAGAACAGTGACAATGCGGTAATTTGTACAAGTCTGACGTACCAAGGATGAATTTGACTTCTGAGTCTTGGACGCTTTGCCGATTTCTTTCTTCGCTTCACTGGTCGCGGCTGCAGAGTTTTCAATGTTGCTGTCGACTTCCTCTGTTACCAAAGATGTCGGCGTTAGCTAGTAAGTCAAGGAACAGGAGTGCGCAGAATGTAATGTAAAACGTGCCTATTATGCCTCCTTGCGAATGCACGAGCGTAGCAAGATCCTTAAATGCTTCATGTACTTCACCAATCTGCTGTTGGATGTCTTGAATCGCCTGGTCCCTTTCCTCGATGATAGCCTCATTGAAAACAATTTCATTATCCAATTGCAACACCTCTAGCCTGCAGAGTAGCATGGCCCATCCGAAAAAATGTGAGAGGAATGGATTCCTTTTTTTGCGGGTAGAGAGAAATGGATTCTGCTGATTCTTGCATACAATATTGATCTTTTGGCTCAAAAAACACATATTAGGATTTTAATTAAGAATCTTGCATGCCATATTTTAACACCATGTGTTTCAACAAACAGGACTTGCCAGTCTAAAAAGGTTATGTAACATAGAGCCCCTATGAGCTTCCCTGTGTAATGAGGAATCGAGCAAAGCCCAAAAATTTAGGACTGAAGAAATTCTGAGTTAAGAAAGAAGCTTTGGACACATATTGTTCATGGGTTGACAGAGGAGGCTGGACTCTAGGACTCGAATACCTCATTGTCCCTTGGTAGTTCAGTGGTGGAGCGATCCGCTGATGTTAATTTACTGGTGTAGGTTTGAATCCTACTTCGGGAGATtttgtaaataaataaataaacaaaagGGATTGCTTTGACCCTTTGGAGTAGGTAACTCAATTGTCAATGCAGCAAAGCTTCAATTCATATGGCAATCAACTTGTACAAACTCACGATTAGTTACCACACTGCACAACACAATTTGGACCCGGTCAAAATAGTGCATGAGCAGCATATTCTACCTCTAGGGAGGGGGGGTTCTACAATTTAGGCATGAGACCTGTTAAAACATATAATCGGATCAAGAGACGATAAAACTCATGAAGCGATGTACTGTCTACAAGACAAACTAAATACTGCAGGGTAGCAGCAGTTTTTTACACAATCTTTCAGAAGTTCATAGTGCCTATTCTATCACAGCCATGATCAAGTATAAGAAGGATGCAACTACAATAGTTGAATGTTTTTCATGTGAGAAGTGAACAGATAGTGGTAAGCAAATAAAGCTAGGCCACTGACAGCAAATACCCTGCCACGAACTTGAAGCAATAACAAAAAAAGGACAACGAGAACACTGACCTGTTTGGTTCTGCAAGCAATGCGCGCTGTTCAGGCATTTTATCAAAATCAGATCTTCCATCATTCATAGTATAGCTGTATCACAACGATCACAACAACAGTAAGGGATATTAAACAAGTCAAATCTGCACAATAAAGAGCTTATGTTTCCAACAAAACAGCATCACTAGCAGAAGCCATCgtcaaaattgcaaataaaaagTAGGGTAATTACAGAGAACAGGAAAATACTATCTTATACTATTAGTTAAACGAGCATTTTCTGCATATACCAAAAGGGAGAAGAGTTGCTCTACTTAAATCCCGAAATTAAGAATGAACAATAAATGCTTGATTATGCATGCCAAACAAAATCCATCAGTCAGAGAAAAAAATGTCAATACAAGCCAGACAGTATCCCTGCTAGGGGTTGTCAGTATCAGGAATGATTTGCCATGAAAATTGCCACAATCAAGTTATAGTTTTCTAGAGCGGTATGGTATGGTCAGAATGATTCACATACAAAACATCATCCAAATGATCCAATTATTCAAAATTTAGTCTTCCCCATTTCTCCAATAACGGGACAAAGTAGGAAAATACTACTAGCGACTGGTTAGAATTAGATGCACCCCACTAATATGTCCACTGTGCCAGATCAATAAAGGGAGCCTGTGCGAGATGTGCCCCTGCACAGAGCCCCCAAATATCTAGGGGCCCCAATTTGTTTATACGTTCTATACTTATTAGAAATAATTATGAGATTAGTCATGAATTGAAGGATTATGCAATAAATACATGAGCTTTACTACTGTGTATCTGACCACCGCATGCAAGCCTCTCCATTTTCATCTCGTCCAATCTCAGCTGCACATTTCTCTTCTAATTGCAGCGCACCATGCTCTTCCTCTTTCAATCACATGTGTAGCAAGCAGCATCCATGTGAAATTAACTACAACTTCAGTTTTCTTCATAGTAGTATACCTTTTGACTAATATTTTCTTCATAATATAAAAGGGCAGCCCGGTGCACGCAGATCCCGCTTGCGCAGGGTCCAGGCAAAggtccgaccactttgggtctTTTCAAGTGCTATTATTTCTTCATAATTTCTCCAAAACATATCTAAACTTAAAATTTTGAGTACATACTTATGTTCTACAATGACACAAGATATACTTAGTGGATTGGCTATTATAGCACTTGAAAATGAAGTTTAAGAGTATAACTGAAGAGGAATGATATAATGATGGAGGGGCAGGCCTGGCACAGTGGTAGAGTCTCTCCACTTGTGGCCTGGAGGCCCTGGGTTCGAACCAGCCTCCTTGCAGAATTAAAGGGTAAGGCTGTCTAGAAATTCCCTTCCCCAGACCCCACCTTGTGTGGGAGCTTTCAGCACTGGGTATGCCCTGTAATGATAAAATGGTGACACATTTATGCTACTCGCTTAATGCTTGTGTGTTGCTATTGAAGTTACTTTTCGTTATGTATTATCAGTTGTTTAAACACTTGTGCCACCATAGTCCCAGAGTGGCTGAGTATGTGTAAAATGTAAAAAATTATCTCAAAACATACATCAGTTGAATCAACCAATAGTCCTCCATAGAATGGATGACAGCTGTGGTAATTCCAATTAATTTAAGACGTGAATACAGTACACTGCCACCAACTCAGATCTTTATAAGAGTAAAGATAAAGAAAATATAAATTTGTATGTAATGATTCCAAAATTTTATATTTGACAGTTGTAGCTCTTAAAACAATTTTTAGCGGTGTGATATGAAAATAAAACTTTTCACCGGGCGCCCAACTTCTCAGGTATGGCCCTGAACTGTGCCACTCATTTACATATAAATGTAGCTATTCATGTGTAATGAAACACATGAGATAAAATTGAATGTTGATGCCGGCTTCGATGAGGATAAACTAGAAGGGAGTGTTGATGCTACTATCCGTGATCATAACGGGAAGTTTATAGAGGCAGCCAATGAGAAGATGAGCGTCTGTTTCGATGCTTTCACCCCAGAGGGGACAGCGGTTAGATTTGGGCTAAACCTGGCTAGAACAGTCGGATGTAACAAGCTAGAGCTGGAATCTGATAATGCCGAGGTGGTTTCGGCCTTGCAAGAAGGAAGATCGAGTTCAGTGGTGGGAGCTATCTTTGATGATTGCTACTATATGACTCAGGACTTTAATCATGTTTTGTTCGCTCATTGTAATAGGAGAGCAATCAAGTTGCCCACGAAATAGCTAAGTTAGCTAGATTTTCTACCCCCGGTACCTGGATGGAGTCACCTCTGATTGAGGTGGTCTCGTTTATTGTGTCTGATATGTTGGTTCTCACATATGAATAAATAAAGTATCGTTTGTCAACAAAAAAAACATGAGATAAAACTTCTGGATGAATTGATATTAGAGTGGACAAGTATTATTACCTTGGCTGAGCACCCTGGGGAACAACCGGCTTATATGCCATCTCCCTCTGAATTGCAAGATTCTGAAGTTTCCTGAATTCCTCCATCGTCGCAGCAAAATCTTTGGCAAGCTTCATGTCGGCTACCCGCTTGTCTGCCTGCAGGTGACACCCAATTTCATTAGCTTATTCGTTTAAAGGGCCTCATCCAGGCATATGTACTGAATCTTGATCTAAAAGAAGGGAATATAATCGTAGAAAGGTGGTGAAATATTACTGACACTAGTTCCAGTGCTCTTGTCTGCTTCAGCAGCACTCGTCAGTTTCTCCTTCGCATCCTTCGCCAATTGCAGGACTTTATGACTAGTCTTCTGCCTGCGAGGAAATCGTTGTGGCACAAAGTAATTCAGAAAGTGACACCAAGCATGCCGTGAAGGCATTAGCCCCCTCGATTTAGTACCAATTAGAGCACAAACCATGTGCTCCTAAGTTGAAATGCGCAAAATTGTTCCAAATAACTAGCAAACGATGAAATTACGCGAGCGAGAGGAGAGGGGGGTGAGGACAGACAGCTGATCACGGAGGGCGGGCGTGTCCTTGGGCGTGCCGAGCGAGTTGAGGAGGCGGCGGTAGGAGGACACCGCGGTGGTGATCTGGAAGACGAGCGCGCGCGTGGCGTCGGCGCCCCTCCCCCTCCGGGGCGCCTGCAGCGCCCCGGACTCCAGATCCGCGAAGCTCATCGCCGATCCCTCCCGCCCTCGCGCGCCGGCCGATGCCCGCCGTCGAGCCCGTCCACTCGGTCACGCCGTGCGGCGAAAGGTGGCGGAGGCGGTCGGCCGGACTCGCCGGAGCGTAGCAGGGTACGGTGAGGGCGGGGGTCGCCGTCGGTCGCCACCGGCCACGCAGTGGGGTGCCCCAGTTTCTTTATTATTCCATGGGATGGATTGGCTGTTGTTGTGATCAAATTGATTGATGAGAGAGGAGTGATGGGGCAGCACGAGGTGGCACGAACAGAACAGGCGTCGCGGGCTCGATCCACGCCCGGAATTTGGGAGGAGCGCTTGGCATCGACCGCACCCCCcggtcgcggtcgcaccgcaccggCATGGGTCCAGCAGGGGCCCCGAGGACGAGCAGGTCGGCCCGGGATCCGGTTTGCCTGCGCCCTCCCATGTTCCCGTCCGTCCTTCTACggctgttttttttttctttctaatcTAATCATCTCCCCTCCTGATTTTAAAAAGATGGGACCGGGCCTTATTTTGTTCCAATCAAATCAAGCCACGTATGCGGGAGCATGGATGGGCGCACGCGCGGGGAGCAGGCAAGTCTCGTTCGTCGACCGGAGCGCCGAAAGACGATCGCGAATTATCGTCACCGTTGGATTGTATTGGTACCTCTTTAATATTGTTTGGCAACACGGCAACGGTCGGTTATAGAAAAAAAAATCTCTATCAAATGGTAGGTTCTTTGTGACGAAACTAGCCCATTAGGTTCTATAGCAAGTTCAACTCCATAAGTATccgcatagcaagcatcaagttcataaAAAAAAAGATATTTCAAACGAATTCAAAGGGATCGTAGCATTCATCCTTGAGTAAGCACAGATGAAAAATTAAACAATATATAAGACAAAGATTTATTCTtcttagaaggtgggcacggatgatcaatccgctcttcctccttttcttcttcactctcctcctcatctttttcatttaatgagctcacagtttcagtaatttcttcTTTCATAGGAgtctgcaaaatattagtctcttccaTGGTAGCAGTcatctctcaataaattctttgataTAAACATTAGAAGTATAATTTTCggaacaatatttaagtatggaaATTTTTTCAGATTTATAAAGAGTATCACCACACTTTTCAAGCAAAGACTCAATTTCATAGGCATTCTTAAAAGCAAAAAAATCTTTAATTTATTCAATATCATAGTAGTTATAAATATCATTAAGATAAAAAATTAAGAAGCCGaaacttcattatcattaaacttaCATTGGTAGGAAAGGTTTTAGGGTgctcagaacaacaagtaaaatcatgtaagagcataaattccaagcatacaTTCCAAACGATATATTTGATCCGTGTTTTCCTTTTTGAGACAAATGGTAACACACAAAATAAGCATGCTTATCTAATGATTTTTCCTCAACTAAGTTAGTTGGGTTTTCAGCACAAGCACAAATGAagcgaagatgatccaagtagaaagcTTCGGCAGTAAAGATTATAGGTGGTTCTCAACCATAATTAGGTTAGCAAATACAActtttttttttggtattttacgtttcctacccataactagaGATAGAAAACAAGAACAGAACGTAAAATCTACTTAGAGATAAAGCCAACAAGCGCACACGAGAATACTCACCCCACACTATGGCTCCCCGACAACGGCCAGAAAAGGTTTTAATTACTCACAAGTACAAGGGATGATTTGTAGTctttttgataaataagagtgtcgaacccaacgaggagctaaaggtagaatttatattctcttcaagttctatcgaccaccgatacaactctacgcacactaaCATTTGCTTTACTTAGAACAATAAATAAAACTAGTTTACCACAATAAAACTTGGAGTACTTTGCAAAATTAGTTGTTGTTTTAGTATAGAGTTTTTGTAGAACAATGAGAAAGATTGTCCATGGGCAATTGAATATGACACACATGATACTTATCATATGCATGGGGAGAGGCATACACTAACATACTTTCTGTGCTCGGATCACATGttcttatgattggaactctagcaaatatttgtaactactaaagatcattatgGTAAAAcacaaccatagcattaagtgtAAAGTTCCATTTAATCTCATAAGCAACAACTCCCTTACTCAGGTTTAAACTTCTGTTACTCttgcaacccactataagcgaattaTGAATATATTGTAACACCCTACAGCGGTAATCCCACACGTTTGCGTGGAACaaagggcaccataggacaacaccataatAACATACTAATCATATCAATCACACTATACCACAACTAACCTGTAGGACAAAagagatctactcaaacatcataggataataatatgtagcataaagcaccaggttcaagtagagattacagctGGTAGAGAGAGGTTACATTGCTGCATAGAGGgagagagagttggtgttgacggccGCGAAGTTGTTCACGTAGACCGTCGTCACGATGGTTCCCCCGACAgcgctccagcgccgccgggaaaGAAGGGGTAGAGCCCCCTCCTCCTTCATCATCTTCTTATTATTCTTGCTTGGCcttcccccctagatgggagaaggatTCGTCCTCTGGTCCTTGGCCGCCGCAGCCCCTAAGGGGTGGGATcacctctagattggatctctaTCTGTTCTCTTCTCTGTTTCGCGCTCCAGTTTTCTGGTCGAACACCGTTTCTTAAATatccggagatccataactccgatcgGGCTGAAAAATTTTCAACTGACTTGCGGGGTGCCCACAAGGCACGGCCCCTGCCTTGTGGAGCCCGTGGGCCCCTCTTGTGTTGATTCTTACGCCAAAATTTCTGATGTATTCCATAAAACATCTCCGTAAAtattttatcgcgtttggactttgtttgatatggattttctgcgaaacaaaaaataTGCAACAAGCACGAAGTGGCACCAGACACTAgattaatatgttagtccaagaaaataatataaattgttgccaaaaggATGTGGAAATAGTAGGATAATGGCATGAAACAGTGAAAATTATATAcacgttggaggcgtatcagcGTAGTCTTCTACAAGGCGGCGCTCTTTCACCTTTCTTGTTCTTTTTCATGGCTAATGGTTTTTCTGCAATTCTCAAACATAGTGTTTCCTCTGGTGATATCACTCCTATTGAAGTGTGTAGAAGAGCACCAAGTGTCTCACACTTATTATTTTTGGATGGTACTATGTTGTTTTTTGAGGACTCGCATGTCCAGGATGAAAGGGTGAGGTTTGCTCTGGAACATTATGGTAGtgcaatgatacgtctccaacgtatctataattttttattgttccatgctattatattatccatcttggatgtctTATATGTATTAATATGCAATtttttttttgggactaacctattaac
The sequence above is a segment of the Aegilops tauschii subsp. strangulata cultivar AL8/78 chromosome 6, Aet v6.0, whole genome shotgun sequence genome. Coding sequences within it:
- the LOC109747772 gene encoding syntaxin-22, which translates into the protein MSFADLESGALQAPRRGRGADATRALVFQITTAVSSYRRLLNSLGTPKDTPALRDQLQKTSHKVLQLAKDAKEKLTSAAEADKSTGTSADKRVADMKLAKDFAATMEEFRKLQNLAIQREMAYKPVVPQGAQPSYTMNDGRSDFDKMPEQRALLAEPNRLEVLQLDNEIVFNEAIIEERDQAIQDIQQQIGEVHEAFKDLATLVHSQGGIIEEVDSNIENSAAATSEAKKEIGKASKTQKSNSSLLCLLMVIFGVVLLIVIIVLAS